The following proteins are encoded in a genomic region of Xenopus laevis strain J_2021 chromosome 3L, Xenopus_laevis_v10.1, whole genome shotgun sequence:
- the ap1s1.L gene encoding adaptor related protein complex 1 subunit sigma 1 L homeolog → MRFMLLFSRQGKLRLQKWYVAIPERDKKKLVRDLMQTVLSRKPKMCSFLEWKDFKVVYKRYASLYFCCAVEDQDNELLTLELIHRYVELLDKYFGSVCELDIIFNFEKAYFILDEFLMGGEIQDTSKKSVLKAIEQSDMLQEEDESPRSVLEEMGLA, encoded by the exons ATGAGGTTTATGCTGCTCTTCAGCCGGCAAGGGAAGCTCCGGTTGCAGAAATGGTACGTGGCCATCCCGGAGAGAGACAAGAAGAAACTGGTTCGAGATCTCATGCAGACAGTGCTGAGCAGGAAACCCAAAATGTGCAGCTTCCTGGAATGGAAAGACTTCAAAGTTGTCTACAAAAG ATACGCCAGCCTGTATTTCTGTTGTGCTGTTGAAGATCAGGATAATGAGCTGCTGACCCTGGAACTCATACACAGATACGTGGAGCTTCTGGACAAATATTTTGGCAGC GTGTGTGAGCTGGacatcatatttaattttgagaagGCTTATTTCATCCTGGACGAGTTCCTGATGGGAGGGGAAATACAGGATACGTCCAAGAAAAGCGTCTTGAAGGCAATTGAGCAGTCAGACATGCTGCAGGAG GAGGATGAGTCACCACGCAGCGTTCTAGAGGAGATGGGACTGGCTTGA